The Vibrio gallaecicus genome contains a region encoding:
- the tpiA gene encoding triose-phosphate isomerase, whose translation MRHPVVMGNWKLNGSKEMVVDLLNGLNAELEGVTGVDVAVAPPALFVDLAERTLTEAGSAIILGAQNSDLNNSGAFTGDMSPAMLKEFGASHIIIGHSERREYHAESDEFVAKKFAFLKENGLTPVLCIGESEAQNEAGETVAVCARQLDAVINTQGVEALEGAIIAYEPIWAIGTGKAATAEDAQRIHAQIRAHIAEKSEDVAKKVVIQYGGSVKPENAAAYFAQPDIDGALVGGAALDAKSFAAIAKAAAEAKA comes from the coding sequence ATGCGTCATCCTGTAGTTATGGGTAACTGGAAACTAAACGGCAGCAAAGAAATGGTTGTTGATCTACTAAACGGTCTTAACGCTGAACTTGAAGGCGTGACAGGCGTAGACGTAGCAGTTGCTCCACCTGCACTTTTCGTTGACCTTGCTGAGCGTACGCTTACTGAAGCAGGCAGCGCTATCATCCTAGGTGCTCAAAACTCTGACCTAAACAACAGCGGTGCATTCACTGGCGACATGTCTCCAGCAATGCTTAAAGAGTTCGGCGCATCTCACATCATCATCGGTCACTCTGAGCGTCGTGAATACCACGCTGAATCTGACGAGTTTGTTGCTAAGAAATTCGCATTCCTAAAAGAGAACGGTCTAACTCCTGTTCTTTGTATTGGTGAGTCTGAAGCACAAAACGAAGCAGGCGAAACTGTTGCTGTATGTGCTCGTCAACTTGACGCTGTTATCAACACTCAAGGTGTTGAAGCTCTTGAAGGCGCTATCATCGCTTACGAACCAATCTGGGCTATCGGTACAGGTAAAGCAGCTACAGCTGAAGATGCACAACGCATCCACGCTCAAATCCGTGCACACATTGCAGAGAAATCTGAAGACGTTGCTAAGAAAGTTGTTATCCAATACGGCGGTTCTGTTAAGCCAGAAAACGCAGCAGCTTACTTCGCACAACCAGACATCGACGGTGCTCTAGTTGGCGGTGCAGCTCTAGACGCGAAAAGCTTCGCAGCTATCGCTAAAGCAGCAGCTGAAGCAAAAGCTTAA
- the pfkA gene encoding 6-phosphofructokinase, which produces MIKKIGVLTSGGDAPGMNAAVRGVVRTALSAGIEVYGIYDGYQGLVEDRIQQLDRSSVSDVINRGGTFLGSARFPEFKDVAVREKGIENLKKHGIEALVVIGGDGSYMGAKKLTEMGYPCIGLPGTIDNDIAGTDYTIGYLTALNTVIDSIDRLRDTSSSHQRISIVEIMGRHCGDLTLMSAIAGGCEYIITPETGLDKDQLIGNIQDGIAKGKKHAIIALTELMMDANELAKEIESATGRETRATVLGHIQRGGRPTAFDRVLASRMGNYAVHLLAEGHGGRCVGIEKEQLVHHDIIDCIENMQNPDRSDLFKVAEELF; this is translated from the coding sequence ATGATTAAGAAAATCGGTGTTTTGACAAGTGGCGGTGACGCTCCAGGCATGAACGCAGCAGTACGTGGCGTAGTTCGTACCGCACTATCAGCTGGCATTGAAGTTTACGGCATTTACGATGGCTACCAAGGTCTAGTTGAAGACCGCATTCAACAGCTTGATCGTTCAAGTGTATCTGACGTGATTAACCGTGGTGGTACTTTCTTAGGTTCTGCACGTTTCCCTGAGTTTAAAGATGTAGCGGTTCGTGAAAAGGGTATTGAAAACCTTAAGAAACACGGCATCGAAGCTCTTGTGGTTATCGGTGGTGACGGTTCTTACATGGGTGCGAAAAAGCTTACTGAAATGGGCTACCCGTGTATTGGTCTTCCTGGCACTATCGATAACGATATTGCAGGCACAGATTACACAATCGGTTACCTAACTGCACTTAACACTGTTATTGATTCAATTGACCGTCTTCGTGATACTTCTTCTTCTCACCAACGTATTTCAATTGTAGAAATCATGGGTCGTCACTGTGGTGATCTAACTCTGATGTCTGCAATCGCAGGTGGCTGTGAGTACATCATCACTCCTGAGACTGGCTTAGATAAAGACCAGCTAATCGGTAACATTCAAGACGGCATTGCGAAAGGCAAAAAGCACGCAATTATCGCTCTGACTGAACTGATGATGGATGCTAACGAACTAGCAAAAGAAATTGAATCAGCAACGGGTCGTGAAACTCGTGCAACGGTTCTTGGCCACATTCAACGTGGTGGTCGTCCAACAGCATTTGACCGTGTACTTGCTTCACGCATGGGTAACTACGCTGTACACCTTCTTGCTGAAGGTCACGGTGGTCGTTGTGTTGGTATCGAGAAAGAACAGCTTGTTCACCACGATATCATCGATTGTATCGAGAACATGCAAAACCCAGATCGTTCAGACCTATTCAAGGTTGCTGAAGAGTTATTCTAA
- the fieF gene encoding CDF family cation-efflux transporter FieF (FieF, a metal efflux transporter, is a member of the CDF (cation diffusion facilitator) family of transporters.): MKQEYARLVTLAAWAATIIASILLIVKVAAWWVTGSVSLLASVVDSLLDIAASVVNLLVVRYALQPADKEHAFGHGKAESLAALAQAMFISGSACFLILNGVERFFRPHELNSPEIGIYVSLFAMLMTFGLVRFQKHVVRQTGSQAIAADSLHYQSDLYMNAAIMLALALSWVGFGQADPVFAVAIGLYILYSAYQMAMEAIQSLLDRKLPDDELQKIKDASLSVEGVLGVHQLRTRRSGPIRFIQLHLELEDQIPLIEAHRISDEVEAKLISVFPSADVLIHQDPYSVVFGPEKEQKFQDWS; this comes from the coding sequence ATGAAACAAGAATACGCTCGTTTAGTTACCTTGGCCGCTTGGGCGGCAACTATTATCGCCTCCATTTTGTTGATTGTGAAAGTGGCAGCTTGGTGGGTCACCGGATCAGTCAGTTTGCTGGCTTCCGTTGTTGACTCTCTGCTCGATATCGCGGCTTCAGTCGTCAACTTGTTGGTGGTCCGTTATGCATTACAACCTGCAGATAAAGAACATGCGTTTGGTCATGGAAAGGCGGAGTCACTGGCGGCTTTGGCTCAGGCGATGTTTATTTCTGGTTCTGCCTGCTTCCTTATTCTAAATGGTGTCGAGCGATTCTTCAGACCCCATGAACTTAACTCCCCTGAAATTGGTATATATGTCAGCTTATTTGCGATGCTGATGACCTTTGGGTTAGTTCGCTTCCAAAAGCATGTGGTTCGCCAAACGGGCAGCCAAGCCATTGCCGCCGATTCCTTGCATTATCAATCTGACCTTTATATGAATGCTGCGATTATGCTGGCATTAGCGTTGAGTTGGGTTGGCTTTGGACAAGCTGACCCTGTGTTTGCTGTCGCTATTGGTCTTTATATTCTTTACAGCGCGTACCAAATGGCAATGGAAGCTATTCAATCTTTGCTTGATAGAAAGCTGCCTGATGATGAACTTCAGAAAATCAAAGATGCTTCGTTAAGCGTGGAAGGAGTGCTCGGTGTTCACCAGTTACGAACTCGTCGTTCTGGTCCTATTCGATTTATTCAACTGCATTTAGAGCTAGAAGACCAAATCCCACTTATTGAAGCGCACCGTATTTCTGATGAAGTAGAAGCAAAACTTATTTCAGTTTTCCCATCTGCTGATGTATTAATTCATCAAGACCCGTATTCCGTTGTTTTTGGTCCTGAAAAAGAACAAAAGTTTCAAGATTGGTCTTAA
- a CDS encoding CpxP family protein, whose protein sequence is MKMTKKLVLAATALPLMLGTASAYAFGGGDKGHHEGFKGKCGGFDKKIMRKLDLTDAQKDQLKEMREAGREEMKGKRAEKMANMQQHQEKVQALVLADTFDEAAATELATQMVEKQAERRVAMLKKQHQVMSILTEEQKAEFQEIQQKRMQKCTEKMEKHMSKQG, encoded by the coding sequence ATGAAAATGACTAAGAAACTTGTTCTAGCAGCAACTGCACTTCCACTAATGTTAGGCACTGCAAGTGCGTATGCTTTTGGCGGTGGTGATAAAGGACATCATGAAGGCTTCAAAGGTAAGTGTGGCGGTTTTGATAAGAAGATCATGCGCAAACTTGACCTAACTGATGCTCAGAAAGACCAGCTAAAAGAAATGCGTGAAGCGGGTCGTGAAGAAATGAAAGGTAAGCGTGCAGAGAAAATGGCGAATATGCAGCAGCACCAAGAAAAAGTTCAAGCGCTAGTTCTTGCTGATACTTTTGATGAAGCCGCAGCAACAGAGTTGGCGACTCAGATGGTAGAAAAGCAAGCTGAACGTCGTGTTGCAATGCTTAAGAAGCAACATCAAGTGATGAGTATTTTAACTGAAGAGCAAAAAGCCGAGTTCCAAGAGATTCAGCAAAAGCGCATGCAGAAATGTACTGAAAAAATGGAAAAACACATGAGCAAGCAAGGCTAA
- a CDS encoding response regulator has product MANILLIDDDTELTSLLKDILSFEGFSVSEANDGYAGLEAVTDDIDLILLDVMMPKLNGMETLKKLRETRQTPVLMLTAKGEEIDRVIGLELGADDYLPKPFSDRELLARIRAILRRTQTEAVTPKPTNDGIEYNGIKIYPGKQEAYYKGELVDLTTTEFALLSHLIQNPGKVITKESLSLDVLGKRLAAFDRAIDMHISNLRKKLPERADGKPRIKTLRGRGYLLIEED; this is encoded by the coding sequence ATGGCAAATATTCTTCTCATTGATGACGATACTGAGCTCACCAGCTTACTGAAAGATATTTTGAGCTTCGAAGGCTTTTCTGTATCAGAAGCCAATGACGGATACGCAGGATTAGAAGCCGTAACAGATGACATCGACCTTATTTTGTTGGATGTCATGATGCCAAAGCTTAATGGTATGGAAACTTTAAAGAAACTGAGAGAAACAAGGCAAACACCAGTGCTCATGCTCACTGCAAAGGGCGAAGAAATTGATCGCGTGATTGGTTTAGAGCTTGGCGCCGATGACTACTTACCTAAGCCTTTTAGTGACCGCGAATTGCTTGCTCGTATCAGAGCGATACTTAGGCGTACCCAAACGGAAGCTGTGACACCAAAACCGACTAACGATGGTATCGAGTATAACGGTATAAAGATCTACCCCGGAAAACAGGAAGCCTACTACAAAGGCGAGCTTGTTGACTTAACAACGACTGAATTTGCCTTATTAAGCCACTTAATCCAAAACCCAGGAAAAGTCATCACAAAGGAATCCTTAAGTTTGGATGTCCTAGGTAAACGGTTAGCAGCTTTTGACCGTGCCATTGATATGCATATTTCTAATTTACGAAAAAAACTCCCCGAACGTGCTGATGGCAAGCCTCGTATTAAAACCCTACGAGGGCGTGGCTACTTATTGATTGAGGAAGATTAA
- the cpxA gene encoding envelope stress sensor histidine kinase CpxA, producing MRLPKITSLYGRIFAIFWFTMLLVLLAVLSLPHLDPRKARDIPADHYQRILKIKDNTEKRFANESNLGKILFKLEEPRSKRDKRARQFLTDLDGNVLTTKRHPDFKLKAIKNFVTTIDAPTQPKQRLYGHYMVAGPLPVHLANQDLYMYIGVKWDQTPPFLLRLFDKPLQLLLAVMFVSTPLLLWLAWALSQPARKLEQAAKRVAQGEFIVDPELEKGTSEFRQAGASFNQMVEAVNQMISGQQRLLSDISHELRSPLTRLRMANALAIRKQGESSEHGRVETEAQRLEQMIGELLTLSRMQVDSHLNREVQPLSSLWEEILKDAQFEAEQMDKQLTFSNIPDRKISGNPKLLMSAIENITRNAIYYGEDLVDVQLFVENDTLTIQVSDNGEGVPDDELEAIFRPFYRVSTARDRHSGGAGLGLAITESAIRQHSGTIAGSRSQLGGLQVEVTLPILPV from the coding sequence ATGCGCTTACCTAAAATCACCAGCTTATATGGACGTATCTTTGCTATCTTTTGGTTCACCATGTTACTGGTGCTTTTGGCTGTGTTATCTCTACCACACTTAGACCCAAGAAAGGCACGCGACATTCCAGCCGATCATTATCAGCGTATTCTTAAGATAAAAGACAACACTGAGAAACGCTTTGCCAACGAAAGCAACTTAGGCAAAATTTTATTCAAGCTTGAAGAGCCTCGAAGTAAAAGGGATAAACGCGCTCGCCAATTTTTAACTGACTTAGATGGCAACGTGTTAACCACAAAAAGGCACCCAGACTTTAAACTTAAAGCCATTAAAAATTTTGTAACAACCATAGATGCACCCACGCAACCCAAGCAAAGATTGTATGGACATTATATGGTGGCTGGACCTCTGCCAGTGCATTTAGCCAACCAAGATCTATATATGTATATTGGCGTTAAATGGGATCAAACACCGCCATTTCTCCTCCGCTTATTCGATAAACCATTACAGCTGCTCCTCGCCGTAATGTTCGTGAGCACACCCTTACTGCTTTGGTTAGCATGGGCACTTAGCCAACCTGCAAGAAAACTTGAACAAGCAGCTAAGCGAGTTGCTCAAGGGGAGTTCATCGTAGACCCTGAACTTGAAAAAGGGACGTCAGAATTCAGACAAGCAGGGGCAAGCTTTAACCAAATGGTTGAAGCTGTGAATCAAATGATTTCAGGGCAACAGCGCCTGCTATCTGATATTTCTCATGAACTGCGCTCACCATTAACTCGCCTGCGCATGGCAAATGCTCTAGCCATACGAAAGCAGGGGGAAAGCTCTGAACACGGCAGGGTTGAAACAGAAGCTCAACGTTTAGAACAAATGATTGGCGAACTACTGACTCTTTCAAGAATGCAAGTAGACAGTCATTTAAACCGCGAAGTACAGCCTTTATCTAGCTTATGGGAAGAAATATTAAAAGATGCCCAATTTGAAGCAGAGCAAATGGATAAACAGCTGACTTTCTCAAACATTCCAGATAGAAAGATCTCAGGTAATCCAAAGCTATTGATGAGTGCAATAGAGAACATTACTCGCAATGCCATTTATTATGGAGAGGACCTTGTTGATGTTCAGCTGTTTGTCGAGAATGACACACTTACCATCCAAGTAAGTGACAATGGTGAAGGTGTTCCGGACGATGAATTAGAAGCCATATTCCGTCCATTCTACAGAGTATCGACCGCTAGAGATCGGCATTCCGGAGGGGCTGGTTTAGGGCTAGCTATTACGGAAAGTGCGATTCGCCAGCATAGTGGCACCATCGCAGGTAGTCGAAGTCAGTTAGGTGGGCTTCAGGTCGAAGTTACCCTACCGATTTTGCCCGTTTAA
- a CDS encoding superoxide dismutase, giving the protein MSHTFPELPYAYNSLEPYIDAKTMEVHYGKHHRTYYDKFMAAISGSDLETATLRDIFANISTHAPAIRNNGGGYYNHVLYWYCMSPEGGGEPQGALGEAIQSTFGSFEAFQEAFTQAAINTFGSGFVWLIVKDKKLQITSTPNQDNPLMDAAENQGEPILALDVWEHAYYISYQNRRPDYIAAWWNVVNWNAVAENYEVALFPKS; this is encoded by the coding sequence ATGTCACACACTTTCCCTGAACTACCCTACGCATACAATTCTTTAGAACCTTACATTGATGCGAAAACAATGGAAGTCCACTACGGAAAGCACCATAGAACTTATTACGACAAGTTCATGGCTGCGATCAGTGGCAGTGATCTTGAAACTGCAACCCTTAGAGACATCTTCGCCAATATCTCAACGCACGCTCCAGCGATCCGCAATAATGGCGGTGGTTACTATAATCATGTTCTGTACTGGTACTGCATGTCACCTGAAGGTGGAGGCGAGCCACAAGGGGCACTTGGCGAAGCAATTCAATCTACATTTGGTAGTTTTGAAGCATTCCAAGAGGCATTTACTCAAGCAGCAATCAATACCTTCGGTTCTGGCTTTGTGTGGCTAATCGTGAAAGATAAAAAGCTTCAAATCACCTCAACACCGAACCAAGACAATCCACTAATGGACGCGGCTGAAAACCAAGGTGAGCCAATTTTAGCTCTCGATGTTTGGGAACATGCTTACTACATCAGTTATCAAAACCGCCGCCCTGACTACATAGCAGCCTGGTGGAACGTTGTGAACTGGAATGCGGTTGCCGAGAACTACGAAGTTGCTCTATTTCCAAAATCATAA
- a CDS encoding tRNA (cytidine(34)-2'-O)-methyltransferase gives MFDIALYEPEIAPNTGNIIRLSANCGANLHLIEPLGFDLEEKKVRRAGLDYHDLARVKRHKNLEAFIEYLENEREGDYRIFACTTKTTGHHVDAKFQQGDVLMFGPETRGLPAEFIESMPMGQRIRIPMMPDARSLNLSNAVAIIAFEAWRQMGFKGAL, from the coding sequence ATGTTTGATATTGCACTTTATGAACCTGAAATCGCCCCTAATACTGGCAACATTATTAGACTTAGCGCTAACTGCGGTGCGAACTTACATTTAATTGAGCCACTAGGTTTTGATTTAGAAGAAAAGAAAGTCCGCCGTGCGGGTTTGGACTACCATGACTTAGCACGCGTAAAGCGACACAAGAATTTAGAAGCGTTTATTGAATATTTAGAAAATGAACGTGAAGGCGACTACCGTATTTTTGCCTGCACCACAAAAACCACGGGGCATCATGTCGATGCTAAATTTCAACAAGGTGATGTCTTAATGTTTGGTCCTGAAACTCGCGGTTTACCAGCAGAGTTTATTGAAAGCATGCCGATGGGTCAGCGAATTCGTATTCCTATGATGCCAGATGCTCGCAGCTTAAATTTATCTAATGCCGTTGCAATTATTGCCTTTGAAGCTTGGCGTCAAATGGGATTTAAAGGAGCGCTTTAA
- a CDS encoding FxsA family protein translates to MFPILLLLFIFVPIIEIGLFIQVGGFLGLWPTIALVLVTAFVGASLVRSQGIQTLMSVQGRLQQGEMPAQQILEGVMLAVAGVLLLTPGFMTDAFGMLVLLPAPRAIMAKKLMEKMVVKNMSGGFHAGGSAGFGHSPFEQDPFHRDPFNNSNDSNTFEGEFEKKNDDDVNKLNKP, encoded by the coding sequence GTGTTTCCTATCTTACTTTTACTCTTTATTTTCGTACCTATCATTGAGATCGGTCTATTTATTCAAGTTGGTGGCTTTCTAGGATTGTGGCCAACGATTGCGTTAGTACTCGTGACTGCATTTGTTGGGGCTTCACTGGTTCGTAGCCAAGGTATCCAGACATTAATGTCGGTACAAGGTCGCTTGCAGCAGGGTGAAATGCCTGCTCAACAGATTCTAGAAGGCGTGATGCTGGCTGTTGCTGGCGTATTGTTATTGACTCCTGGTTTCATGACAGATGCTTTCGGCATGCTGGTTTTACTTCCTGCACCAAGAGCTATCATGGCTAAAAAGTTGATGGAAAAAATGGTTGTGAAGAATATGTCTGGCGGATTTCACGCTGGTGGTTCGGCTGGTTTTGGTCATAGCCCATTTGAGCAAGACCCATTTCACCGCGACCCATTTAATAATTCGAATGATAGCAATACGTTTGAAGGTGAGTTTGAGAAAAAAAATGATGATGACGTCAATAAACTCAACAAGCCTTAG
- the aspA gene encoding aspartate ammonia-lyase, producing the protein MATLSKAPIAANQATRLEEDLLGQRHVPADAYYGIHTLRAIENFNISNVTISDVPEFVRGMVMTKKAAALANKELGVIPSEVAKYIIEACDLILDTGKCMDQFPSDVFQGGAGTSVNMNANEVVANVALELMGKEKGQYEFINPNDHVNRSQSTNCAYPTGFRISVYNSVRKLIDAIEYLKGAFELKSQEFNTILKMGRTQLQDAVPMTVGQEFHAWAVTINEEIKNLEYTSKLLLEVNLGATAIGTGLNAAPGYQGLAVKHLAEVTGLECVAAEDLIEATSDCGAYVMTHGALKRLAVKLSKICNDLRLLSSGPRTGLNELNLPELQAGSSIMPAKVNPVVPEVVNQVCFKVLGNDNTVSFAAEGGQLQLNVMEPVIAQSMFESLDILTNACVNLRDKCVDGITVNKEVCESHVFNSIGIVTYLNPYIGHHEGDIVGKICAETGKSVREVVLERGLLTEEELDDIFSVENLMHPQYKAKRYE; encoded by the coding sequence ATGGCTACTCTATCTAAAGCTCCTATCGCAGCTAATCAAGCCACTCGTTTAGAAGAAGATCTATTAGGTCAACGTCATGTTCCCGCTGATGCTTACTACGGCATCCATACTCTTCGTGCTATTGAAAACTTTAACATCTCAAATGTAACTATTTCTGACGTACCAGAATTTGTTCGTGGCATGGTGATGACCAAGAAAGCGGCGGCTTTAGCAAACAAAGAGTTAGGTGTTATTCCAAGCGAAGTTGCTAAATACATCATCGAAGCTTGTGACCTAATTCTAGACACGGGCAAGTGCATGGATCAGTTCCCATCGGACGTTTTCCAAGGTGGTGCTGGTACTTCTGTAAACATGAACGCGAACGAAGTAGTCGCGAACGTGGCACTTGAACTAATGGGCAAAGAAAAAGGCCAATATGAGTTCATCAACCCAAATGACCATGTAAACCGCAGCCAATCGACAAACTGTGCTTACCCTACTGGCTTCCGCATCTCTGTTTACAACAGTGTTCGTAAACTGATCGACGCTATCGAATACCTAAAAGGTGCGTTCGAGCTTAAGAGCCAAGAATTCAACACAATTTTGAAGATGGGACGTACTCAGCTTCAAGACGCAGTGCCAATGACGGTTGGTCAAGAGTTCCATGCTTGGGCAGTTACCATTAATGAAGAAATCAAAAACCTAGAATACACTTCAAAACTACTTCTAGAAGTAAACCTAGGCGCAACAGCTATCGGTACTGGTCTGAACGCTGCACCTGGCTACCAAGGTCTTGCGGTTAAACACCTAGCAGAGGTAACTGGACTAGAGTGTGTAGCGGCTGAAGATTTAATCGAAGCAACGTCGGACTGTGGCGCATACGTAATGACACACGGAGCACTTAAGCGTCTAGCGGTTAAACTGTCTAAGATCTGTAATGACTTACGTCTGCTTTCTTCAGGTCCACGTACTGGTCTGAATGAACTTAACCTACCTGAACTTCAAGCAGGCTCTTCAATCATGCCAGCTAAAGTAAACCCAGTTGTACCTGAAGTAGTAAACCAAGTTTGCTTTAAAGTGCTAGGTAACGACAACACGGTTTCTTTCGCTGCTGAAGGTGGTCAACTGCAATTGAACGTAATGGAGCCTGTAATTGCACAAAGCATGTTTGAGTCTCTAGATATTCTAACAAACGCGTGTGTGAACCTTCGTGACAAGTGTGTAGACGGCATTACGGTGAACAAAGAAGTATGTGAATCTCACGTATTTAACTCTATCGGTATCGTCACTTACCTAAACCCATACATTGGGCACCACGAGGGTGACATTGTCGGTAAGATTTGTGCAGAAACAGGAAAAAGTGTTCGAGAAGTGGTCTTAGAGCGTGGATTACTGACTGAAGAAGAGCTAGATGACATTTTCTCTGTTGAAAACCTCATGCATCCTCAGTATAAAGCTAAGCGCTACGAATAA
- a CDS encoding anaerobic C4-dicarboxylate transporter, producing the protein MIAVELFVVLLFIFLGARIGGIGIGFAGGAGVIALSLILGVPTSQAFIPVDVILIIMSVITAIAAMQVAGGMDWLVQIAENFLRKHPERITFYAPIVTFVMTLMAGTGHTAFSTLPVIAEVAKGQGVRPSRPLSIAVVASQIAITASPISAAVVAFAAMLAPFGVDYLTLLAVCIPTTFIACMVGALVANYMGSELKDDPIYQDRLEKGLVKLATQEKREILPTAKKATFIFLAAIGFVVCYAAAISSSVGLIENPALGRNEAIMSVMLAAAAAIVLFTKVDAAKISSAPTFRSGMTACVCVLGVAWLGSTFVNAHVAEIKDVAGALLADYPWMLALVLFFASMLLYSQGATTVALMPAALAIGVAPLTAVASFAAVSALFVLPTYPTLLAAVEMDDTGSTRIGNYVFNHPFFIPGVVTIATSVALGFAFGGLLI; encoded by the coding sequence ATGATTGCAGTAGAACTATTTGTCGTCCTACTCTTTATATTCTTAGGGGCCAGAATTGGTGGTATTGGAATCGGCTTTGCCGGTGGTGCAGGTGTTATCGCACTTTCTCTAATACTTGGAGTTCCAACCAGCCAAGCATTTATCCCTGTTGACGTAATTTTGATCATCATGTCGGTCATTACCGCGATTGCAGCTATGCAAGTTGCTGGTGGTATGGACTGGTTAGTGCAAATTGCCGAAAACTTTTTACGAAAACATCCTGAACGTATTACCTTTTACGCGCCTATTGTAACTTTTGTCATGACTCTTATGGCGGGTACTGGTCATACAGCATTCTCAACTCTGCCTGTTATTGCCGAAGTAGCAAAAGGACAAGGGGTCCGCCCATCTCGTCCGCTTTCTATTGCTGTTGTTGCATCTCAAATTGCGATTACTGCGTCTCCAATTTCAGCGGCAGTGGTTGCTTTTGCTGCGATGCTGGCACCATTCGGTGTTGACTACCTAACATTGCTAGCTGTTTGTATTCCAACAACTTTTATTGCTTGTATGGTCGGTGCTTTGGTTGCCAATTACATGGGCAGCGAATTGAAAGACGATCCTATCTACCAAGACCGTCTTGAAAAAGGTTTAGTGAAACTGGCGACACAAGAGAAGCGTGAAATTCTGCCTACAGCGAAGAAAGCGACATTTATCTTCCTTGCCGCTATTGGTTTTGTCGTTTGCTACGCTGCTGCAATCTCAAGCTCAGTTGGTCTTATTGAAAACCCAGCACTTGGCCGTAACGAAGCAATCATGAGTGTCATGCTTGCAGCCGCAGCTGCGATTGTTCTATTCACTAAAGTAGATGCTGCTAAAATTTCATCTGCGCCAACATTCCGCTCTGGTATGACAGCGTGTGTATGTGTACTTGGTGTGGCTTGGCTAGGCTCAACGTTTGTAAACGCACACGTTGCTGAAATCAAAGACGTAGCAGGCGCTCTACTGGCTGACTACCCATGGATGCTAGCACTAGTTCTGTTCTTCGCTTCTATGCTGCTTTACTCACAAGGCGCAACAACGGTTGCACTAATGCCAGCTGCTCTTGCAATTGGTGTAGCACCACTAACAGCCGTTGCGTCATTTGCTGCGGTAAGTGCACTGTTCGTACTTCCAACTTACCCAACATTATTGGCAGCAGTTGAGATGGATGACACAGGTTCGACACGTATCGGTAACTACGTATTCAACCACCCATTCTTTATTCCGGGTGTTGTGACTATTGCGACTTCTGTAGCACTAGGTTTTGCATTCGGCGGTCTACTTATTTAG